A genome region from Solirubrobacter pauli includes the following:
- the rpiA gene encoding ribose 5-phosphate isomerase A, with protein sequence MTLEGEKRAAAEYAAGLVEDGMRVGLGTGTTVAPLIPALAARGLRLRCVATSEATARAAEAAGLTLDTLDGVGELDIAIDGADQIAPGPWLIKGGGRAHTREKLVAAAAARFVVIASHDKPVPRLTPPVPLELLAFGLEATLRRLEHAVLRGGAKSPDGGVIADWTGPIDDPAQLARRLEGEPGVVDHGLFAPTLVTDVVVATGEAIDHTRHWISPGSPPRRAPGRA encoded by the coding sequence GTGACCCTCGAAGGCGAGAAGCGCGCGGCGGCGGAGTACGCCGCGGGGCTGGTCGAGGACGGGATGCGGGTCGGGCTCGGAACGGGCACGACCGTCGCTCCCCTGATCCCGGCCCTGGCGGCGCGGGGGCTGCGCCTGCGCTGCGTCGCGACCTCCGAGGCGACGGCCCGCGCGGCCGAGGCCGCCGGGCTCACGCTGGACACGCTGGACGGGGTGGGCGAGCTGGACATCGCCATCGACGGTGCCGACCAGATCGCGCCCGGCCCGTGGCTGATCAAGGGCGGCGGCCGTGCGCACACGCGTGAGAAGCTGGTCGCGGCCGCCGCGGCGCGGTTCGTGGTGATCGCCTCGCACGACAAGCCGGTGCCGCGGCTCACCCCGCCCGTGCCGCTCGAGCTGCTCGCGTTCGGGCTGGAAGCGACGCTGCGCCGCCTCGAGCACGCGGTGCTCCGCGGCGGCGCGAAGAGCCCCGACGGAGGCGTCATCGCCGACTGGACGGGCCCGATCGACGATCCCGCCCAGCTCGCGCGCCGCCTGGAGGGCGAGCCGGGCGTCGTCGACCACGGGCTCTTCGCGCCCACGCTCGTCACCGACGTCGTGGTCGCGACCGGCGAGGCCATCGACCACACGCGCCACTGGATCAGCCCAGGCTCGCCTCCGCGACGAGCGCCGGGTCGGGCTTGA